CCTGCCGGAAGTTTTTCTTGAACGACCTGAGACAGATATCGCTGCCTGAATCAATGCCGAACTCCACCTCCGTACACCCGGCCTGCTTAAGCAGCCCGGCGAATTCTGCCGTAAAGAACCGCGGATTCAGGAAGCAGCCCCAGGATAACGGAAGTGTCCGCCCGATCAGCTCCCGGCAGATTTCTTCGGCATGCTCCAGGGGATAGTTGAACACACTGTCCACGAAATCAAATGAGCCGATGTCATACTGCACCACCATCTGCTCAATTTCATCGGCCACCCCCTTCGGCGACCGCAGGCGGACGGCCCGGCCCTCCAGTGACGGGTAAGCACAATAGGTACAGCTTAGCGCACAGCCCCTTTTGGTCAATACATTATGACGGACCCTACGATCCACATCATAGCTGTGCAGAAACCCGCTGCGGCTGGGGTAATACTCCTGATCCAGCTGCTCAGGCGCATACGGCGACCAGTAATTCCATTCCCCAGCCCTTGTCCTGAACATGAGCCCGCTTACTGCGGATGGCACCTGCCCCGCTTCCAGCTGGCTAAGCAGCTCCACGATACTGTCACAGCCGTCACCGACAATGCCGTAATCGGCTCCCGTCTCCTGCAGCCACTGCCGGGGCAGGAGCGAGAAGCCCGCTCCTCCCAGAATGATACTGGCCCTGCTATTCCATTCCCGCACCCAATCCACCATCAAGCAGACCTGATCCACGAAGCTCCGGGGATATTGCATGCAGCAATTATCCAGGTTACGGATCGACAAGCCGATGTAATCCGGCGCGTAGGCATTAAGGTAATTCGTAACGGCCTCCCGGGTATACTCCAGCTGGGTCATGTCCAGCATACCTGCCTCCCAGCCGGAAGCGACAAGACTGGCGTGAATATAGCTAAGACCCAGCGGGAATACAGGAGGCCGCTTCTCCGTATTCGCCGAGATCAGCAGCACTCTGCCCATACTCACTCCCCCTTAAGAAAAGTGAGCGTGGCAGCGGCTACATCCCCGCCCGCCTCAAGAAACATAAAGTGTCCGGCGCCTGGAACCGTATGCATCCGGGAGTCGGGCAAATACCGGTTCAGCTCCAGCGCCTTGTGCAGCGGCGTAATCCGGTCCGCTTCCCCGGTAATAATCAGCGATTTCTGCCGGATGCCCTGCAGGACCGGCCGGAGATCGGGATGCTTAATCTGAATCATCAGACGGTGGGTCGCGGCAGGCAGCCGGGACCACCCTTCCAGAATCTGATGCTGAACCGCTTCATGGCCCTCGGTGAAAAAATACGGAACCGCCGCCGCATTGGTCTGCCGCACCGCATCCGGCGTAATCTCTTCCCCGTGCTCTGGCCGCTTGAACGGAACCGCGAAGGTGGCGGCAGCCCCCATCAATACCAGCTTCTTCACCCGGTCCGGCTCACGTGCGGAGAGCAGCAGCGCAAGCGTGCTGCCCAGGGAATGCCCGATGATCGAGACCTGCTTCAGCTCCTGCTCATCCAGCAGCTTGAGAATATCATCCACCATGTCCTCCAGGGTGAAGGCCGGACCGGTGTATTCCGACAGGCCGTGTGCGCGCAAGTCCGCGCACAGCACCTGATAATGAGGTGCAAGCGTCATGGCCAAATCCCGGAAGACGAGCGAAGAGTCACGGTTGCCGTGCAGGCACAGCACGGCTTCCCCGGTACCCTGAATACTGCAATATAAAGGTATCCCCTTAGTCTTCAACATGTAGTGTATATCCTCCCTTGAACTTCCCGGCCGGGCCGCTCATACGACAGCTTCCTCCAGATAGTCCACGACCCGGTCTATATCCCGGCCGTCTGCTTCATCCACTGCAAACAACCGCCACTCCCCGGGGCTTCTGCCTACCAGAATGGCCGGCTGTCCGGGCGCCAGGGTGCAGCGCGAGGCCAGCTTATCCTCCCAGTCATAGTACAGCGTGAAGCCGGGAACGGTCTGGCCTGTCTTCTCCTTCACGAATTCATGCGTGATGAAGTGGGGCAGCTGCCCCACTCTTGCAATCAGCGCACAGTCTGCGCTCCCGCCGAACTGCTGCTTCAGCCGCTCCAGCAGCGGCCCGCAGCGGAGGCTGGCCTGCTGATCGCCGATGACGAAGATCCTTGGCTGAATCGAAGCGAGTTCACCGAGCGTAACCTCCTCATCCCGGACGTCCTGCACAGTGAAGGCAGACCAAGGATTGGACTGCATTCCGCGTTCCTGGCTCTGCTCCATAGAGTCCTGGCTCCGCTCTATAGAATCCTGCGTCCCGCTTCCTTGTCCTTGCCCAACTCCCGCCTGTCCGGCAGGAAGATCGAAGTAAGAGAAGCCCAAGGAGGAGGCCACCCGCATCCCGACCGCCCGGGCCATCATCTTCGCCTCTTCCGCTTCTTCAATCGGCTTGCTCCAGGAGCGCTTGCGGATGCCCGGCTGCCCGTCATATTCAATCAGGCTGATGCCTGCGCTGGAAATCATCGACAGCTTGATCGCCGTGAAGCAAGGCATCAGCGAGGCCAGCGCCCATTCATGCCCCGGGCCCGCTGCGACAACAATCTGTCCGGCTACCTTGCCCTTGAACGCTTTGCCCTTCACCCCGGCTACCCGGTCATAATTGTAGTACTCGAAGTCCAGATCCTCATCGCTGCAAGGCTCGCAGCGGTCAATCCAGTTCTTCCAGACGGCCGGAAGCGAGAGCGCGTAGACCGGGGAAGCGAAGACGAAGCCGTCCGCCTCCTTTAGCTTGTCGTACAGCTCCGTCAACTGGTCCTCCGGGTCCTTCAGCAGGTGGCAGTGCTTGCCGTTCATGCAGTTGCCGCAGCCGTCGCAGGGCAGAATGTTGTAATCATTCAGCCGCAGGAGCTCCGTCTGTACCCCCTGCTCCGCTGCGGCTTCAAGCGCAACGGAGAGCAGATATTCGCTGGAGCTGTGGTGCTTCTTCATGGACCCGGCAAGCCCGATGATCTTCTTCATCCGGCGGCCTCCTCTAAGTCCAGCTCAGCCGTATCGAAGCCCAGCGCCCGCAGATCGCTAAGCGCGAACATCCGGAAGTCCGCCGGGGTACACAGTACATTGGCCTTGGCAACATCCTGCCTTAAGACCTCGGCACTTCCCCGGGCCGCTGCCAGCTCCTCGGATTTCTTCCGGATCTCAGGCCCGGCCATATCGCGGATGAACTCGGGCTTGCGCCCAATGACCGCGCCCAGAAGACTCTCGCCCTCCGCGCTCCAGACCGCCTTCGCCCCGGCCGCTGACTCGAAGAAGCTTCCCGAAGCAAGCGCCGCGAACAGCTGCTCGAATTCCTTCAGCGCTTCATCCCCAGGCTTCGCCATGGATACGGTCCGGCTGGCCCATTCGGCACAGTAGCCGCACTTGTCACAGTCCATCCGGTCGCAGCGCTTCGAGCGGAAGCCCTCCAGGAATCCTTCCAGGCTCTCGTTGTCGATGCTGGCCTGGAAGCTGAACAGCAGGCGGTAGACCTGTCTCATTTTGTCGGACGGTGCGAAATTCTCCTTGATATTCTTCGAGAAGTTCGGCATTTCGAAGTCAGCCTCCGCCATCCGCGAATTAAGCAGGCTAAGCAGGTTCCCCTCATACTTCCGCCCGGAGTAGGACTGCGCAGTAGCCGCAATCTTCTCCGTGGTCTTCATCCGCTCGGTCAGCTTGAACTTGTGGTAGCCCAGTTCTTCATAGATATACATGTCTTCCGGGCGAATCCACTGCGACTTCAGCAGCTCCTCCGGGTGCTGGAGCTTGCGCTCCGTACAGCGCAGCATATAATAATCCAGCGCGAAGCCCTCCGTTACATGATTGCACTGTGAGGCATGGCTCTGGAAGTTGGCATGATTGTGGCGCATCGGGCAATCCAGCATACAATCATTGGTCGCAATGAGCTGATAGTCGCAGCGGGTATTCTTGCGCAGGCTCTCCAGGAAGGCGAAGTCGCGGTTCCGGCTCTCGGGCAGAGTAATCTCGCTGACGCCTTTTTCCTCGAAATACCGGGCTTGTCTCAGCGTGTTCACATTGGCAAAGGTAGACAGGCTGATCTTCACATCCGGCAGCGCGGTGCGCACCATATCAATCAGCATCGGGAGCGATACGGTCACATATTCCGGCTGCAGCGTGCCGATCCATTCCAGCAGCTCGCGCAGGCGGTAATGGAAATCCTTCGTGGTCTCCAGGTTATCCAGACAGGTCGCATTCAGCAGATAATTGAACTTGAATCCGTAGGCATGCAGGAGCTTCACATGCTCCTCCACCCTCGCCCGGTCTATCGTGGGCAGTGCAAAGGTTGGTCTGCCGCCGCCCACCAGATCAGAGGACAGCTTGCCATAGAAAACGTCCACATGTGAATCCTTCAACAGGATGGGCAACCGGTCATCAAAGTTCGTGCCGACAGACAGCTTCATCCCTTCAGCTCCTCTCCGGCAGCCTCAGCCGGCTTTTGTCCGCGTGCCAGCTTCACACGGCTCTCGAAGGTCTGCTGGTTCGCTTCCGAGAAGAACTCCTTGCAGACGTTGTTGCCCCACACAATGCCTCTCGCCGACAGGCGGATCTCGTGCTCATCCGTTTCCAGCAGGCCTTTGGCTACCAGCTCATCGATCGTCCGGCCAAAGACCTCCTCAGGCTGATAGCCGAACATGCCGGCGAAATCCTTCCGCTTCACCGACAGCATCCGCAGGCCCTTGGCCATCATGCCGTGCATCGCCTCCAGATCATCCGCCTGGCTGGCGATGAAGACGGACAGGAACTGCTGCTGGAGCCGGTCGCTGTACTCCTGGATATCGCCCTGGTTGATATACATCAGCTTGTTGACGTACCCGAAGGCCGCCGGACCGTGCGCGAACAGATCCTTCTGCTGGGTATAGTACAAGAGGACATGCCGGTCCTCGAAGCCCGGCTTGGCGAAATCCCACACGCTGTACTGGACATACCCCTCTTCCTGGAGCAGCCGCTTGGCTTCCAGATACATATCCACTTCCAGCTCGATGCTGCCGGTAGGGGGAATCTTGCCTTCCTTGATCATTTTGAACAGGGCAGTAAAGGGTACTACACACAGAGAAAATACCGTGATATGGTCGATGCCGAGCCGCACCGCCGTACGTACATCCTCCAGCCACTCCTCCATAGTCTGCTCGGGCAGGTTGTACATCAGATCGATACCGATATTCTCGAAGCCTGCTTCCTTTGCTTCCTCCAGCACCTCGAAGGCCCGCCGGGAATCATGGCTCATCCGCAGATGATGCCCCATCTTGTCGTTGAAGGTCTGGATGCCGATGCTGATCCGGTTCGCCCCCTGGGCGCGGATGGCCTGCATTTTCTCCAGCGTCAAGGTTGCCGGGCTGCCTTCGAAAGAGATCTGCGCATCCGGTGTCACCCGGTAATTCGCCTGGACACTCTTCAGCATCTCCACCATCCGTTCAGCCGACAGAGCCGAAGGCGTACCGCCCCCGAACGTCACCGCGCTGATCGTGGACTGCGAACCATACGGAGAAGAGGCATAGATGCCGATTTCGGCCTTGACAGCCTCCATGTACTGCTCCACCTGCTTTTCCTGATAGGCCATCTTGTTGAAGGGGCAGAAGATACAGACTGAGGCGCAGAAGGGAACATGCACATAGACTGCACCCACATTATCCGCCGGCGGCTGGCCGCCAAGGCCCATCGTTCCGTAAATATCAGCCGGGGGAACCTCGGTTACAGGGTTGGGATAGTGGGACACACAGATTGGATCTCTATGGGGATAGACGTTGTAGAAGGATTCACGGGTTGTGGTCTTAACGGCCATGATGAACACCCCGCTTCGCTTCCACGGCCGACAATGCCGCAGCCAGACCGGAAGACACAGCCTCAATCCCTGCCACCGGCAGACAATTCATCACGGTCTCGGTCACTTCCTCCGCGCTCGCCCCCAGCTCATAAGCCTTCAGCGCATGCAGCCGGATACCGTAGGCAGAACGGTCCGTGACCACGCAAGCCAGCCGGATCAATTCCCGCACCTTGGGCTCAAGCGTCCCCGTATCCTCAATCGACTTGCACATGCTATCAAAAGCGGCCCCGACCTGCGGATTAACTCTCATCAACATATCGCTCATCAGCTATACCCTCCTTATGATTGAACCGATTGTACCGGTTGTACCGATTGCACCGGGCGTCCCTTAGCGAGCTTCATCCGGTGCTGCAGCCCGTAATCCGCATATTTCGCCGAGAAAAATTTCTTACTGACATTGTTGCCCCATATAATGCCGTCCTCGGTCAGCCGAATCCCTTCGGCATCCTGGATCAGCAGCCCGTCCTGCACCAGCCGCTCTATCGTCTCCGGGAACAGCTGCTCCGGCTCCTGCCCGAACATCTTCACGAACTCGGCACGGTTAACGGACAGCATCCGCAGTCCCTTAGCCATAGCCCCGTGAGCCAGCTCCCGCTCGTCGGCCTTCTCGCCGCAATTGACCGGCAGCAGCCCGTCCTGCACGCGGGTCATATATTCATTCAGATTGCCGCTGTTGATATACATATAGCCGTTAATGATGCCAAAAGCAGCCGCGCCGATCCCAATCATATGCGCCTGCTCCGAGAAGTACAGGGTAGCGTGCCGGTCCGTCTTGCCCGGCTTGGCGAAATCGATCACGCTGTACTGGACATAACCTGCCTCCAGCAGCATCTCCTTGGCGATGGTGTACAGCTCAATCTCCCTGTAGACATCCCCAATTCCCGGAATCTTCCCTTCCGCTATACGCGAGGCGATCTGCGTATGCGGGACCACACAGAAGGAAATCACGCAGATATGGTCAATCTCCTGCTCAATGGAGGTGAGAATATCCGCCCGCCATTGATCCAGCGTCTGGCCCGGCAAATTGTACATCAGATCAATGCCGACATTCTCAATACCGCTGTTACGCGCATTCTTCACTAATGCGAATGAATCCTCGACACTGTGATACAGTCCCAATACTTCGGCCAGCTCCTCCTGGAAGGTCTGCACCCCCACGCTGATCCGGTTCAATCCCTGCAAGGCCAAGGCCTCCAGCTTGTCCGCCGTGAAATTCCGGGGGTTGCCTTCGATGAAGATCATGGCATCCTCTTCCACACGGAAGGACTGCTTCATATATTGCAGGAGTCCGGTCAGCTCTTCCGAGGACAGGCAGGAGGGTGTTCCGCCGCCGAGATTAATGGAGGAGACTGTAATACTGCTGCCAAACGGCGTACCCGCATAGTTATCCATCTCCTGCCGGACAGCGTCCAGGTAGCGGTCCACCTGATCCTGCCGCTTCAGATAGCGGTTGAACGGGCAGAACGAGCAGGTCGCATCGCAAAAGGGAATATGCAGATACAGCGCTACCGGTGTATCCTTGGTATTCACCTGTTCGAGCTCCATCAGCGAACGGACCTCAGGCTCTGTGTGCTGCGAGATCGGCACCGGATAATGCGAGACGCAGATCGAATCTCTCTCCTTGAACATTTCAACGTATGGCTTCGCTCTATTCATCTGGAGCAGCCTCCCTTCATTTGGATTGCAGCATCCGTCCGGCATACGGAGAATCCTCCGACGGCTCCACCGGGATCCGGCGGATTTCCATCGTCATCTGGTTACGCAGATCCGGGCAGGCCGAGTGTACAATATTGCCCTCCGGGTCCCACGGCAGCTTCGCATCCATGTTCAGCGCCAGCAGCATCGGGAAGACCGCATGAAAGGCCGTTCCGCACAGATTGCCTGCGTTCAGCGGGGAGACCTTCATGATATCCCCTTCCTTATGTCCTGCCCGGCAATGTCCCTTAACACCCGTAACCTTAAGCTCAAATTCATAATTCATCCCTAATTCCTCCTCATGGATTATGTGATTCGTTTCACTTAACCTGTAATGACCTACTCAATAATAGCTACTGCCCGTACCCAGGCCGCACCAGCCGCTCTGATCTTGATCGGAAAGCAAGCCACTTTGAACCCGAAGGGTACCGGAATCTTCTCCAGATTCGCCAGGCGCTCCATATGGCAATACGTTTGTTCTCTTCCCCAGAAGTGAGCGGGGAACAGATAAGCGTTATC
The sequence above is a segment of the Paenibacillus sp. FSL R7-0204 genome. Coding sequences within it:
- a CDS encoding B12-binding domain-containing radical SAM protein, giving the protein MGRVLLISANTEKRPPVFPLGLSYIHASLVASGWEAGMLDMTQLEYTREAVTNYLNAYAPDYIGLSIRNLDNCCMQYPRSFVDQVCLMVDWVREWNSRASIILGGAGFSLLPRQWLQETGADYGIVGDGCDSIVELLSQLEAGQVPSAVSGLMFRTRAGEWNYWSPYAPEQLDQEYYPSRSGFLHSYDVDRRVRHNVLTKRGCALSCTYCAYPSLEGRAVRLRSPKGVADEIEQMVVQYDIGSFDFVDSVFNYPLEHAEEICRELIGRTLPLSWGCFLNPRFFTAEFAGLLKQAGCTEVEFGIDSGSDICLRSFKKNFRQAEIRSVVQLCRDQELDFSFCLLIGGPEETPETLHETLELMEELAVQRIFGLFGIRILPSTDMYSYVGSPEPDELLHPKFFMSPQLSLEQANSICAPYRERNLDWMFI
- a CDS encoding alpha/beta fold hydrolase — encoded protein: MLKTKGIPLYCSIQGTGEAVLCLHGNRDSSLVFRDLAMTLAPHYQVLCADLRAHGLSEYTGPAFTLEDMVDDILKLLDEQELKQVSIIGHSLGSTLALLLSAREPDRVKKLVLMGAAATFAVPFKRPEHGEEITPDAVRQTNAAAVPYFFTEGHEAVQHQILEGWSRLPAATHRLMIQIKHPDLRPVLQGIRQKSLIITGEADRITPLHKALELNRYLPDSRMHTVPGAGHFMFLEAGGDVAAATLTFLKGE
- a CDS encoding flavodoxin family protein, producing the protein MKKIIGLAGSMKKHHSSSEYLLSVALEAAAEQGVQTELLRLNDYNILPCDGCGNCMNGKHCHLLKDPEDQLTELYDKLKEADGFVFASPVYALSLPAVWKNWIDRCEPCSDEDLDFEYYNYDRVAGVKGKAFKGKVAGQIVVAAGPGHEWALASLMPCFTAIKLSMISSAGISLIEYDGQPGIRKRSWSKPIEEAEEAKMMARAVGMRVASSLGFSYFDLPAGQAGVGQGQGSGTQDSIERSQDSMEQSQERGMQSNPWSAFTVQDVRDEEVTLGELASIQPRIFVIGDQQASLRCGPLLERLKQQFGGSADCALIARVGQLPHFITHEFVKEKTGQTVPGFTLYYDWEDKLASRCTLAPGQPAILVGRSPGEWRLFAVDEADGRDIDRVVDYLEEAVV
- a CDS encoding U32 family peptidase, yielding MKLSVGTNFDDRLPILLKDSHVDVFYGKLSSDLVGGGRPTFALPTIDRARVEEHVKLLHAYGFKFNYLLNATCLDNLETTKDFHYRLRELLEWIGTLQPEYVTVSLPMLIDMVRTALPDVKISLSTFANVNTLRQARYFEEKGVSEITLPESRNRDFAFLESLRKNTRCDYQLIATNDCMLDCPMRHNHANFQSHASQCNHVTEGFALDYYMLRCTERKLQHPEELLKSQWIRPEDMYIYEELGYHKFKLTERMKTTEKIAATAQSYSGRKYEGNLLSLLNSRMAEADFEMPNFSKNIKENFAPSDKMRQVYRLLFSFQASIDNESLEGFLEGFRSKRCDRMDCDKCGYCAEWASRTVSMAKPGDEALKEFEQLFAALASGSFFESAAGAKAVWSAEGESLLGAVIGRKPEFIRDMAGPEIRKKSEELAAARGSAEVLRQDVAKANVLCTPADFRMFALSDLRALGFDTAELDLEEAAG
- the hemW gene encoding radical SAM family heme chaperone HemW translates to MAVKTTTRESFYNVYPHRDPICVSHYPNPVTEVPPADIYGTMGLGGQPPADNVGAVYVHVPFCASVCIFCPFNKMAYQEKQVEQYMEAVKAEIGIYASSPYGSQSTISAVTFGGGTPSALSAERMVEMLKSVQANYRVTPDAQISFEGSPATLTLEKMQAIRAQGANRISIGIQTFNDKMGHHLRMSHDSRRAFEVLEEAKEAGFENIGIDLMYNLPEQTMEEWLEDVRTAVRLGIDHITVFSLCVVPFTALFKMIKEGKIPPTGSIELEVDMYLEAKRLLQEEGYVQYSVWDFAKPGFEDRHVLLYYTQQKDLFAHGPAAFGYVNKLMYINQGDIQEYSDRLQQQFLSVFIASQADDLEAMHGMMAKGLRMLSVKRKDFAGMFGYQPEEVFGRTIDELVAKGLLETDEHEIRLSARGIVWGNNVCKEFFSEANQQTFESRVKLARGQKPAEAAGEELKG
- a CDS encoding carboxymuconolactone decarboxylase family protein, translating into MSDMLMRVNPQVGAAFDSMCKSIEDTGTLEPKVRELIRLACVVTDRSAYGIRLHALKAYELGASAEEVTETVMNCLPVAGIEAVSSGLAAALSAVEAKRGVHHGR
- the hemW gene encoding radical SAM family heme chaperone HemW; this translates as MNRAKPYVEMFKERDSICVSHYPVPISQHTEPEVRSLMELEQVNTKDTPVALYLHIPFCDATCSFCPFNRYLKRQDQVDRYLDAVRQEMDNYAGTPFGSSITVSSINLGGGTPSCLSSEELTGLLQYMKQSFRVEEDAMIFIEGNPRNFTADKLEALALQGLNRISVGVQTFQEELAEVLGLYHSVEDSFALVKNARNSGIENVGIDLMYNLPGQTLDQWRADILTSIEQEIDHICVISFCVVPHTQIASRIAEGKIPGIGDVYREIELYTIAKEMLLEAGYVQYSVIDFAKPGKTDRHATLYFSEQAHMIGIGAAAFGIINGYMYINSGNLNEYMTRVQDGLLPVNCGEKADERELAHGAMAKGLRMLSVNRAEFVKMFGQEPEQLFPETIERLVQDGLLIQDAEGIRLTEDGIIWGNNVSKKFFSAKYADYGLQHRMKLAKGRPVQSVQPVQSVQS
- a CDS encoding TIGR04076 family protein; translated protein: MNYEFELKVTGVKGHCRAGHKEGDIMKVSPLNAGNLCGTAFHAVFPMLLALNMDAKLPWDPEGNIVHSACPDLRNQMTMEIRRIPVEPSEDSPYAGRMLQSK